A window from Chrysemys picta bellii isolate R12L10 chromosome 2, ASM1138683v2, whole genome shotgun sequence encodes these proteins:
- the LOC101947881 gene encoding transthyretin-like isoform X1: protein MAFRSLLLVFLAGLVFFSEAAPLDSHDSKHPLVVKILDAVRGSAASSVPVKLYKKADDGTWQLLSSGKTNEYGEIHELTTEKQFVTGLYKIEFDTVTYWKGLGLNPFHEHADVVFTANDSGHRHYTIAVLISPFSYSTTAIVSEPKELGTTH from the exons ATGGCCTTTCGTTCTTTGCTCCTTGTTTTCTTAGCTGGACTGGTGTTTTTCTCTGAAGCTGCGCCATTG GACTCTCATGATTCCAAGCACCCTCTTGTTGTGAAAATTCTAGATGCAGTCAGAGGAAGTGCAGCTTCCAGTGTACCAGTTAAATTATATAAAAAGGCTGATGATGGGACCTGGCAGCTCTTAAGTTCAGG AAAAACCAATGAATATGGTGAGATCCATGAGCTTACAACCGAGAAACAATTTGTAACAGGGTTATACAAGATCGAGTTTGACACAGTCACTTACTGGAAGGGACTTGGCCTTAACCCATTCCATGAACATGCTGAT gTGGTATTCACTGCTAATGATTCTGGTCATCGTCATTATACTATTGCTGTTCTCATCAGTCCCTTTTCCTACTCAACTACAGCTATAGTTAGTGAACCAAAGGAATTAGGAACTACACATTAA
- the LOC101947881 gene encoding transthyretin-like isoform X2, protein MAFRSLLLVFLAGLVFFSEAAPLDSHDSKHPLVVKILDAVRGSAASSVPVKLYKKADDGTWQLLSSGKTNEYGEIHELTTEKQFVTGLYKIEFDTVTYWKGLGLNPFHEHADVVFTANDSGHRHYTIAVLISPFSYSTTAIVSEPKELGTTH, encoded by the exons ATGGCCTTTCGTTCTTTGCTCCTTGTTTTCTTAGCTGGACTGGTGTTTTTCTCTGAAGCTGCGCCATTG GACTCTCATGATTCCAAGCACCCTCTTGTTGTGAAAATTCTAGATGCAGTCAGAGGAAGTGCAGCTTCCAGTGTACCAGTTAAATTATATAAAAAGGCTGATGATGGGACCTGGCAGCTCTTAAGTTCAGG AAAAACCAATGAATATGGTGAGATCCATGAGCTTACAACCGAGAAACAATTTGTAACAGGGTTATACAAGATCGAGTTTGACACAGTCACTTACTGGAAGGGACTTGGCCTTAACCCATTCCATGAACATGCTGAT gTGGTATTCACTGCTAATGATTCTGGTCATCGTCATTATACTATTGCTGTTCTCATCAGTCCCTTTTCCTACTCAACTACAGCTATAGTTAGTGAACCAAAGGAATTA GGAACTACACATTAA
- the TTR gene encoding transthyretin, translating to MAFHSVLLVFLAGLVFLSEAAPLVSHGSVDSKCPLMVKVLDAVRGSPAANVAVKVFKKAAGGNWQDFATGKTTEFGEIHELTTDEKFVEGVYRIEFDTSSYWKGLGLSPFHEYADVVFTANDSGHRHYTIAALLSPFSYSTTAVVSNPQE from the exons ATGGCCTTTCATTCTGTGCTTCTCGTTTTCTTAGCTGGACTGGTATTTCTTTCTGAAGCTGCTCCACTG GTTTCCCATGGGTCTGTTGATTCCAAGTGCCCTCTTATGGTGAAAGTTCTGGATGCAGTTAGAGGAAGTCCAGCTGCCAATGTAGCAGTTAAAGTGTTTAAAAAGGCTGCAGGTGGAAACTGGCAGGACTTCGCTACCGG GAAAACCACAGAATTTGGGGAGATCCATGAGCTCACAACAGATGAAAAATTTGTAGAAGGGGTATACAGGATTGAGTTTGACACCAGCTCTTACTGGAAGGGGCTTGGCCTTTCTCCATTCCATGAATATGCTGAT GTGGTTTTTACTGCTAATGATTCTGGTCATCGTCATTACACCATCGCTGCTCTCCTCAGTCCCTTCTCTTATTCAACTACTGCTGTAGTCAGTAACCCACAGGAATAA